The Alteromonas mediterranea DE genome contains the following window.
CTAACGGTAATTTCGTTAGCACTTGTGAAGTCAGCGGCCAGTTCTAAATAAGTAAGAAGGCGCCGGGCATCACCACCGCTTAAATCTATAAGGGCGTTTCTTGCTATATCATCAATACCAAGGGCTCTGTCGCCAAGACCTTTTTCGGTATCACTTAATGCTCTATCGACTAATTCAGAAAGCGCGTGTTGTTCAAGTGTTTGTAGCACATAAACACGTACTCGAGATAAAAGCGCTTTATTTAATTCGAACGACGGGTTTTCTGTGGTTGCGCCAATAAAGGTGACCACCCCAGACTCTACAAAGGGAAGAAAGGCATCTTGTTGGCTTTTATTAAACCTGTGAACTTCGTCTACAAATAAAAGGGTTCGCTGGTTATACCTTGCGTTGTCTTCAGCCTTATCCATGGCGGCTCTGATGTCTTTTACGCCAGACGTAACGGCGGAAATGCGCAAGACAGAGGCATTGGTGTACTGAGCTATGAGTTCTGCAAGGGTGGTTTTTCCAGTGCCGGGCGGCCCCCACAAAATCATTGAATGACAGTGGCCCGCTTCGAGCATTTTGCGAAGGGGTTTACCCTTGCCTAGCAAATGGTCTTGCCCGCTGTACTGCTCTATGGTGATAGGGCGCATACGCGCCGCTAACGGCGCAAATTCTTGATTAACGCTGGTCATCAACTATGTAGCTATCTGGTATTTCAACAGAAAAAGTATCAGCGGCAACAGGAAAGCGAGTTTCAATATTATTAAACACTAAGGTGCTGATTTGCTGTTGCGCGTCTAGCATATTAAGCGAAGCGAGCTCATTATCTTGATTGAAGGTTAAAGTAAGCGTGACAATTTGACCGCCTTCCTCTTTAGGCGTTATCTGATAACTGCGTAATACCCCTTTACTACCCGCACCTTCAGATAGCGATGCGCTTTTTAATTCGCTAATCGAAAATTTAGCCCACGTTGCTTCATCGGTCGCGGTTAGCAAAACAATGGGGTTATCTTTAACAGCATTGTCTTGTGAAAGCACGGTGACCTGCTCTACAAAGGTGTCTACATTCCAAACCGCTTCACC
Protein-coding sequences here:
- a CDS encoding replication-associated recombination protein A encodes the protein MTSVNQEFAPLAARMRPITIEQYSGQDHLLGKGKPLRKMLEAGHCHSMILWGPPGTGKTTLAELIAQYTNASVLRISAVTSGVKDIRAAMDKAEDNARYNQRTLLFVDEVHRFNKSQQDAFLPFVESGVVTFIGATTENPSFELNKALLSRVRVYVLQTLEQHALSELVDRALSDTEKGLGDRALGIDDIARNALIDLSGGDARRLLTYLELAADFTSANEITVSDIEHAVGEKVASYDNKGDTFYDLISAFHKSVRGSDPDAALYWYARILDGGGDALYVGRRLLAIASEDIGNADPRAMQLCINAWDTFHRVGPAEGERAIAQAAVYCALAAKSNAVYMAFNEAKALARKTSDAPVPMHLRNAPTSLMKELGHGDGYRYAHNEPNAFAAGESYFPESLEGTRLYNPNDRGLEKALKAKREFLDTLNARSHNKR
- the lolA gene encoding outer membrane lipoprotein chaperone LolA — protein: MNKAVSVYLVGALTTLSIGLSVKSAVAQNTASSTTTQMASASQSAQSPSINLELKSSARASLQALLGKMKQFRAGFEQTVVDAQQNVVHEAQGTLTMTRPNKLRWETTFPDETLLVADGEAVWNVDTFVEQVTVLSQDNAVKDNPIVLLTATDEATWAKFSISELKSASLSEGAGSKGVLRSYQITPKEEGGQIVTLTLTFNQDNELASLNMLDAQQQISTLVFNNIETRFPVAADTFSVEIPDSYIVDDQR